A section of the Lynx canadensis isolate LIC74 chromosome A1, mLynCan4.pri.v2, whole genome shotgun sequence genome encodes:
- the LOC115499836 gene encoding olfactory receptor 2T11: MKNITLSSDFILLGLLVNNKTTGIVFAVIFAIFVVAVTANLVMIFLIQVDSRLHTPMYFLLSQLSIMDTLFICTTVPKLLVDMVSKEKTISFVGCGIQIFLYLSMIGSEFFLLGLMAYDRYVAVCNPLRYPVLMNRRVCLLLAAGAWFGGSLDGFLLTPITMNVPYCHSRNINHFFCEIPAVLRLACADTSLYETLMYICCVLMLLIPISIISISYSLILLTVHRMHSAEGRKKAFTTCSSHLTVVSIFYGAAFYTYVLPQSFHTPEQDKVVSAFYTIVTPMLNPLIYSLRNKDVMGAFQKILSRCLSAQKVSTSDA; encoded by the coding sequence ATGAAGAATATAACTTTATCTTCTGATTTTATCCTCCTGGGGCTTCTGGTGAACAATAAAACTACTGGGATTGTCTTTGctgttatttttgctatttttgtggTAGCTGTAACTGCAAATTTGGTCATGATATTCTTGATTCAGGTGGACTCCCGTCTCCATACTCCTATGTACTTTCTGCTCAGCCAGCTGTCCATCATGGATACTCTTTTCATTTGTACCACTGTCCCAAAACTTCTGGTCGACATGGTTTCTAAAGAGAAGACCATTTCCTTTGTGGGTTGCGGCATCCAGATCTTCCTCTACTTGAGCATGATTGGCTCAGAGTTCTTCCTCTTGGGCctcatggcctatgaccgctatgtggcTGTCTGTAACCCTCTTAGGTATCCAGTCCTGATGAACCGCAGGGTGTGTCTCCTGCTGGCTGCTGGTGCCTGGTTTGGGGGGTCCCTGGATGGCTTTCTGCTCACCCCCATCACCATGAATGTTCCCTATTGTCACTCCCGAAATATCAACCATTTTTTCTGTGAGATCCCTGCAGTTCTCAGACTAGCCTGTGCTGACACATCCTTGTATGAAACCTTGATGTACATCTGCTGTGTACTCATGTTGCTCATCCCTATCTCTATCATCTCAATCTCCTACTCTCTTATTTTGTTAACTGTCCACAGAATGCACTCTGCTGAAGGCCGGAAAAAGGCCTTTACTACTTGCTCTTCCCACTTGACTGTGGTCAGCATTTTCTATGGGGCTGCCTTCTACACTTATGTTCTGCCCCAGTCTTTTCACACTCCTGAGCAGGACAAAGTAGTTTCAGCCTTCTATACCATTGTCACACCCATGCTCAATCCTCTTATCTACAGCCTCAGAAACAAGGATGTCATGGGGGCATTTCAAAAGATATTGTCAAGATGTTTATCTGCTCAGAAAGTATCCACAAGTGATGCTTAG